The Vibrio mangrovi genome includes a region encoding these proteins:
- a CDS encoding transporter substrate-binding domain-containing protein, with protein sequence MKLLRLFVTAVASVVLMGYAFTASADQLESIHKRGVLRVAVPQDFPPFGSVGTDMQPQGYDIDMAAYIAKQMQVKLTLVPVTSANRIPYLQTQKVDLVISSMGKNPAREKAIDFSEAYAPFYLGVFGTAGEKVTSAADLADKTVGVTRGSVEDLELSKLAPASATIKRFEDNNATLSAFLSGQISLIATGNLVVTEIATRYPAKAPQTKFLLKNSPCYVGVMKGESDLVHEVNRLISKAKTDGILEQFSQKWLKAPFPKDLGA encoded by the coding sequence ATGAAATTACTTCGATTGTTTGTTACAGCAGTGGCTTCGGTAGTGTTGATGGGGTATGCATTCACTGCATCGGCGGATCAACTGGAGAGTATCCATAAACGTGGTGTATTGAGAGTGGCAGTGCCGCAGGATTTTCCGCCATTTGGCTCTGTCGGGACAGATATGCAGCCTCAGGGATATGATATTGACATGGCGGCTTATATTGCCAAACAGATGCAGGTCAAACTGACACTGGTGCCGGTTACTAGTGCCAACCGGATTCCGTATCTGCAAACTCAGAAAGTGGATCTGGTGATTTCAAGCATGGGGAAAAATCCGGCCCGTGAAAAAGCGATCGACTTTAGTGAGGCTTATGCGCCTTTCTATCTGGGTGTATTCGGCACTGCCGGAGAAAAAGTAACTTCCGCTGCTGATCTGGCTGATAAAACAGTGGGTGTGACTCGTGGGTCAGTGGAAGATCTGGAGCTGAGCAAACTGGCTCCTGCATCGGCAACCATCAAACGTTTTGAAGATAATAATGCGACCTTGTCTGCTTTTCTTTCCGGACAAATCAGCCTGATTGCAACCGGTAATCTGGTGGTGACGGAGATTGCAACCCGTTATCCGGCGAAAGCGCCGCAAACGAAATTTCTGCTCAAGAATTCACCTTGCTATGTTGGGGTGATGAAGGGAGAAAGCGATCTGGTGCATGAGGTCAACCGTCTGATCAGTAAAGCCAAAACTGACGGTATTCTGGAGCAGTTCTCACAGAAATGGCTGAAAGCTCCGTTTCCGAAAGATTTAGGCGCTTGA
- a CDS encoding phosphodiester glycosidase family protein, producing the protein MKVSASGVHAYADSDHHTSVHQSQNRTTDSKIFSATLIQKFVRGHFARQQVSVGTEAPGITRTTIQSPQQSSKLLAEDGTPLKLIQENLKPGATYNRLTIQDGARTLNVLGTQNGELPVNPKVQAQKASLNSAIINGGYFVHVPNKETDSGEKIQGIGRTVGPTGHRDDHTPVPNPWKQDYRTIKSGDDTLLTSGPLLYQPGEEKPSFDDDRFRYRLNTEQGVITNPLNIRAGAMTSDNNERAAISLEPNGDIRMHTATAEGNKKLSPTIEQWQSIAMHGAAPQSAILNVDGGGSVFMGVQTPDGIKQVSRGGKPDTEIRPIPNILTSRVPTQAEKEDPALSRPVYLDKVSD; encoded by the coding sequence ATGAAAGTATCCGCGTCCGGAGTTCATGCATACGCAGATTCAGACCATCACACATCGGTTCATCAAAGTCAGAACCGTACCACCGACTCAAAAATATTCAGTGCGACGCTGATCCAGAAATTTGTCCGGGGACATTTTGCCCGTCAGCAGGTCTCCGTCGGCACTGAAGCGCCGGGAATAACCCGGACAACCATTCAGTCGCCACAACAGAGTAGCAAATTGCTGGCCGAAGACGGGACACCGCTGAAATTAATTCAGGAAAATCTTAAGCCGGGAGCAACCTATAACCGCTTAACCATTCAAGACGGAGCCAGAACGCTTAATGTTCTGGGGACTCAGAATGGTGAATTACCGGTCAATCCGAAGGTTCAGGCTCAAAAAGCCTCTCTGAATTCTGCCATTATCAACGGTGGCTATTTTGTCCACGTTCCGAATAAAGAAACAGATAGCGGAGAAAAAATTCAGGGCATTGGCCGGACTGTCGGCCCGACCGGACACAGGGATGATCATACGCCGGTTCCCAATCCCTGGAAGCAAGACTACCGGACCATCAAAAGTGGCGACGATACTTTGCTCACCAGTGGCCCACTGTTATATCAGCCGGGAGAAGAAAAGCCGTCTTTTGACGATGACCGTTTTCGTTACCGGCTCAATACCGAACAGGGTGTGATCACCAATCCCCTGAATATCCGTGCCGGTGCCATGACCAGTGATAACAACGAACGGGCGGCTATTTCTCTCGAACCCAACGGAGACATTCGTATGCATACCGCGACTGCCGAAGGTAATAAAAAGCTAAGTCCGACCATTGAGCAATGGCAGTCCATCGCGATGCACGGCGCAGCACCTCAGTCTGCCATTCTGAATGTTGACGGTGGCGGCTCAGTCTTTATGGGTGTTCAGACTCCTGACGGGATTAAGCAGGTTTCCCGGGGCGGAAAACCAGATACGGAAATTCGCCCGATTCCAAATATTCTGACTTCACGGGTACCAACGCAGGCAGAAAAAGAAGATCCGGCATTATCCAGACCGGTCTATCTGGATAAAGTTTCTGACTAA